Genomic DNA from Haloplanus aerogenes:
GTCCACAACGGCATCATCGAGAACTACCGCGACCTCCGTGACGAACTCGAAGCCGACGGCGTGACGTTCGCCTCCGAGACGGACACCGAAGTCGTCCCGCACCTGGTGGCGCAGGAACTCCGACGTGGCCGCGACCCCGAAGCAGCGGTGCGGGCGACGACGGATCGGCTCGAGGGGAGTTACGCCCTCGCCGTCGTCGTTGCGGGGACAGACGCGCTGTTCGCCGTGCGCCACGACTCCCCCCTCGTCCTCGGCGTGGGCGACGGCGAGTGCTTCGTCGCCAGCGACGTGCCCGCCTTCCTCGAACGCACCCGCGACGTGGTGTATCTCGACGACGACGAGTTCGTCCGCCTCGACGCCGAAGGGTGGACGGTGACGGACGCCGAGGGTTCGGTGGTCGACAAAGACGTACGCACCGTCGAGTGGGAAGCCGAACAGACCGGCAAGAGCGGGTACGACCACTACATGCTCAAGGAGATTCACGAGCAGCCCCTCTCGCTCCGCCAGTGTCTCAGCGGCCGGATCGACGAACTCGACGGCCGGATCACGGTCGAGGAACTCGACGACCTGAGCGACCACGAGACGGTGCAGTTCGTCGCCTGCGGCACCTCCTACCACGCCGCACTCTACGGCGCGCAACTCCTGCGGGCGGCCGGCGTCGCCGCCAACGCCTACTACGCCCACGAGTACGCCACGTCGCCGGCGCCCGTCTCCACGGCGGACCTCGTGGTCGGCGTGACCCAGAGCGGCGAGACGGCGGACACGCTGAGCGCGCTCCGGGAGGCCAGCCGGCGGGGTGCCGAGACGCTCGCGCTCACGAACGTCGTCGGCAGCACCGCCGCCCGCGAGGCGGATCACGTCCTCTACATCCGCGCCGGCCCGGAGATCGGCGTCGCCGCGACCAAGACGTTCTCCTCGCAACTGATCGGCGTCAACCTGCTCACGTCCCATCTCACCGACCGCGGAGTGAAACGGCGGCGTGACTTCGTCGACGACCTGCGGGGGATCGCCAACGACGTGCAGGCCGTCCTCGACGAGTCCGAGGCGGCCGCCGTCGTGGAGGAGTTCGTCGACAGCGACGCCTTCTTCTTCCTCGGTCGGGGGCTTGACTACCCCGTCGCACTGGAGGGGGCGCTGAAGTTCAAGGAGATCACGTACGAACACGCGGAGGGGTTCGCAGCCGGCGAGTTGAAACACGGTCCGCTAGCGCTCGTCACCGCGAACACGCCAATCTTCGCCGTCATCACGGGCGAGGGCGAGGCGGCGAGAAAGACCATCGGCAACGTAAAAGAGGTGGAGGCGCGGGACGCGCCGGTCGTGGTGGTGACCGACGGCGTCGCGGAGGCGGGCCGGTACGCCGATCACGTCCTCGAAATCCCGACGACCGACGAACGGCTGGCGCCCCTGCTCGCGAACGTCCAGCTCCAGCTCGTCGCCTACCACATGGCCGCACACCTCGACCGGGAAATCGACAAGCCGCGGAATCTGGCCAAGAGCGTGACGGTGGAGTAGGGGCGGGAAACTCTCGACGGGGCCGGGACTCACGATACGGGCACAATCCCTTTGTCGGCCCTCGTTCTCTCCACGCCCATGCAGACCGTCGTCCTCGCGGCCGGGGAAGGAACGCGCATGCGTCCGCTCACCGACCGCCGTCCGAAACCCACCCTGCCCGTCGCGGATCGGACTCTCGTCGAACACGTCGTCGACGGCGCCGTCGACGCCGGCGCGAACCGTGTCGTCGTCGTCGTGGGCTACGCGGCCGACGCCGTCCGCGACGCCCTCGGTGACCGGGACGTGGCGTTCGCCGTTCAGGAGCGCCAGCGCGGCACGGCCGACGCCGTTCGCGCCGCTCGCGACGAACTCGACGACGCCCCCTTCGCCGTCCTGAACGGTGACGTGCTCTACGACCGCGACTCGCTGTCCCGCCTGTACGACGCCGGCCCCGCGGTGGGCGCGTACCGCGTCGACGACCCCGAAAACTACGGTGTGCTGGAGCTAGAGGACGACCGCGTGCGGGGTGTGATCGAGAAGCCCGCGAATCCGACCTCGAACCTCGTCAACGCCGGCGCGTACGTCTTTCCCGCGGTGGCCCGCGACTGGCTCGACGTGGCCGAGAGCGACCGCGGCGAGTACGAACTCACGGACGTGCTGACGCGCGCCTGCGAGACGGGTGAGGTGCGAGCGGTGCCCGTGGACCGCTGGCTCGACGTGGGACGGCCGTGGGAACTCCTCGCCGCCAACGAGTGGAAACTCGGTGATCTGGAGCGCCGGATCGCCGGCGACGTGCATCCCGACGCCGACCTCCGCGGGGCGGTCGTGGTCGAGGACGGGGCGACGGTGGACGCCGGCGTCGTGATCGAAGGCCCGGCGCTCGTCCGGTCGGGTGCGAGCGTCGGGCCGAACGCCTACGTTCGGGGCGCGACGCTGATCGGTGCGGGCGCGAAAGTCGGCCACGCAGTCGAGATCAAAAACAGTGTACTGATGGCGGGTGCGACGGTCGGCCACCTCTCCTACGTCGGTGACAGCGTGCTGGGACGCGACGTGAACTTCGGTGCCGGCACGACCGTCGCCAATCTCCGCCACGACGACGGCGACGTGATCGTCCGGGTGAAAGGCGATCCCACCTCGACGGGACGCCGCAAGTTCGGCGTCGTCTGCGGCGACGACGCAAAGACGGGCATCGACACGGCGCTGAACGCGGGCGTCGTCCTCGGGACCGAGGCACGGACGACACCGGGCGAGACGGTGACGCGGGATCGCGGCCGGTCGCCCTGACTCCGGACGAACGTTTTTGATAGTCGACCGATAACTCGGCGTGAGAGCCGACACGTCAGCGCATGGCACAGTACGAACCGTTCGAGGAGGGGGTCGAGGCCCGGGGGAGAGTCATCATCGCCATCGAGGAGGGACTCTCGCGGTTCCGCGAGACGTACCGGACACGGGTGCAGGCGGTGCTGTCCGAGAAAGATATCGACGATCCCAATCCGGACGACTGGTACGCGCAGACGGCCGAACTCGGCGTACTGGAGATGATCGCCGAGGAACTGGAGCCACACCTGCTGGATCGACTGGGCGAGCAGATTCCGGCGGTCGCCAAGTGGCCCGAAGGCGTCTCGGGCGTCGCGGACGGCCTGCGCTCCATCGACGACGCCTATCACCGCAATCACCGCGGCGGCGACATCGGTCACTACCACTTCGAGAAGATCGAGGACGGCCGCGGTCGAGTCGTCTGTCGGAACCCCTACCCCTGTCCGTTCGACCGCGGCCTGATCCGGGCGGTGGCGAAACGGTACTCGCCGGTCGAGTCCTTCGTCTTCGTCGAGGAGCGTGGCGAGACCTGTCGGCGCGAGGGCGGGGAGCGGTGTACGTACGTGGTTCACTGGTAAACGCGTCGGCTACCGCCCGTCCGCCGGCGCGTCGACGCCGAATTCGTCGAGTAGCCCGTCGAGTTCGGCGGGGTCGTCCGCGCCGGGAAGCGGCCGCTCCGCCGTCCGACAGGCCGCCGAGACGCCCAGTCGATCACACACCCGGTCGGCCGTCGCCTCGGCCATCCGCCGGTAGGTGGTGAGTTTGCCGCCGACGATGGTGTAGAGGCCGGCCGCACCCTCGTCGCGGTGGCCGAGCAGGGCGAAGTCACGCGAGATAGCGCGGGCATCGCCTCGCGCCGCTTCGTCCGGCGCGTAGAGCGGGCGGACGCCCCAGTAGGTACGCCGGACCGGGGCGTCGACGCCGGGACACATCGCCGCACACTCCGCGACCGTTCGCTCGACTTCCGCATCCGTCCGCTCGAAGTCGTCCGGATCGCCGACGGCGACGCTCGTGGTTCCGAGGACCGCCTCGTCGGCGCGTGGAACGACGATGTCGCCGTCCGCGGGCGGGCGACACCGGTTCAACACGGCGTCGACGCCGGGGTTCGGAACGGCGACCATCACGCCGCGGGTGGGGCGCATGGGCACCGAGACGCCGGCGAGCGCGGCACACTCCTCGGCCCACGGACCGGTGGCGTTGACGACGGTGTCGGCACGGATCGTCGCGTCGAGGCGCCCGCCCACGTCGACTCGGTCGATCTCGCCGCCGTCGACGTGGATGTCCTCGACCGGCGCGTGGGTGTGGAGCGTCGCGCCCGCGTCCCGGGCCGCGTGGGCGTTGGCGACGACCAGTCGTGCCGGGGAGACGACGGCGTCGGGGACGGCGAGAGCGCGCTCGACCGCCGGACTCGCCTCGGGCACGCGCTCACGGAACGCGGCGCCCGAGAGCGTCTCGACGGCCATCCCCAGTTCCTCGCAGGCCGTCCGCTTGCGCTCGAAGTAGTCCGGGTCGTCGCCGTCGAGGTGGAGGAAGTAGCCGCCCGTCTCCTCGATGCAAGCGGGGGCGATGTCGCGGAGAATCCGGTTCTCGGCGAGACAGGCCGCGGCGTCGTCGGAGTCGGTCTCGGCGTACCGAGCGCCGCTGTGGAGAACGCCGTGCGAGCGGCCGGTGGTGCCCGCGGCGAGGGCGCCGCGTTCGACGAGCGTCGTGTCGACGCCGCGGAGCGCGAGGTCACGGGCGACGCCGACGCCGGTCGCGCCGCCGCCGATCACGAGGGCGGTCGTCCGCATAGCTCCGAGTGTGCGAGCGGGTCACTTCACGGCGTCGGTTGCGGGGACGGGTGTGACGCTCGTCCCGTGACGCGGCGTTTATCACGCCCGACCCGCTGGATCGGGGTATGGTGCCGCCGCTCGTGCTCGACATCGACGGAACGCTGACCACGCCGACGGGCGGGATCGACCCCCGTGCCTTCGAGGCGTTGCCGGCGTGGGACGCCCCCATCGTCCTCGCGACGGGCAAGGCGTTTCCCTATCCGGTCGCGCTCTGTCACTTTCTCCAGATTCCCGAGCAGGTGATCGCGGAACACGGCGGCGTCGTCTACGCCGACGACGAGGTGCGGGTGACGGTCGACTCCGAGCGGCCGTGGCAGGCGGCGGAGGCGTTCGTCGACCGCGGCGGCGACCTCGGGTGGGGCGCCGCGGATACGGTCAACCGCTGGCGGGAGACGGAGGTGGCGGTCAACCTCGACGCCGACGAGGCGCTCCTCCGCGCCGTCGCCGAGGAGTTCGACCTCGACGTGGTCGATACGGGTTACGCCTACCACCTCGTGACGCCGGGCGTCGCGAAGGGTGACGGGCTCCGGTCAGTGGCGACGGCGCTCGGCCTCGACCCCGCCGACTTCGTCGCCGTCGGAGACAGCGAGAACGACGTGTCGACGTTCGAGGCGGCCGGCGAATCCTTCGCCGTCGCGAACGCGGACGACCGGGCGCGTGCCGCCGCCGACCACGTCACCGACGGGGCGCATATGGACGGCACGCTGGAGGTCCTCGCGGCGCTACAGTGATCAGTCGCCACCGCCTCGGGACGAGCTGCTACGCGGGCGTCCTGTTTACCGTCCTCGGCGCCGTCGCGTGGCTCAGCGGCCAGCCGTTCGTCTTCCCGAGTCTCGGCCCCTCGGCATTCCTGCTCGCCTTCGAGCGGCGGGGCGACCGAAGTCGGCTGTTTCGCGTCGTCGCCAGCCACGCCATCGGCGGCGTCGCCGGCCTCCTCGCGTACACCGCACTCGGCGCGGGCGCGACGCTCACCGCGACGCCGCCGGGGTCGGCCGCCGGCCTCCACCTCGTCGCCAGCGGCATCTGTTCCATCGTCCTCACCAGTTGGGGGATGATCGCCACCGACACGAACCACGCGCCGGCGTGTGCGACGACGCTCATCGTCTCGCTCGGCCTGCTGTCGACGCCGATGCAGGTGGCCACTATCGTCGTGAGCGTCGTCGTCCTCGTCGTCGTCCACGGCGCCGTCGTCGCGGGATTCGAACGCGTCGTCGGGGACACTCACCCGCGCTACGCGGACTAATCCGAGACGGCGTCCGCACACCACGCCGCGAACGGGTCGTGGGCGTCCGCGGCGTCGATCCGTTCGATACAGGGCACCCCGTGGGGATGCCACTCGACGATTCGGTCGGTCAGATCCGCGTAGCGCTCGGCCGTCGTCTTCGCCAGCAGAATCGACTCCGCGCCCTCGTGAACGGCGCCGTCCCAGCGGTAGGTAGAGGTGCAGTCGACGACGTTGACGCAGGCGGCGAGTCGCGCGTCGACGAGGCGGCGCGCGAGGTCGGCCGCGGCGTCGCGGGGAGCGGTAACGTAGGCCGTCACCGGCGCGTCCGCGTCGGCGCTTGCGTCGTCGGTCATCGCTCGGCTACGCGTCGGCGTCGGCCGCGTCCCCGTCCATCTCGATGGGGACGAACGTACCGTTGATGTCCCACTCGTGGATGCAGTACACGTTGCCGGCGATTCGCTCGCCGTCGTCGCGCGCGACGCGCCAGGTGCTCGTCGCGTCGTTCCAGACCTCCTTCCGCCCGCAGTCCTCACACTGCCGGGCGGTCGGCTTCCTGATAGTGACGCCCATGACTGGGAATAGCACCGGGTGGGGATTTAACGTTGTCTCAAGCGCGCGAGCCACTTATCACGGCTCGCCGGCACATCTCGGTATGGGCTTTCACACGTTCGACAGCGACCGGGCGGACGCCTTGGAAGACGCCGCCGAGCGGTATCGCTACTGCTCCCGCGAGGAACTCCACGGCCTCGTCGCGCCCCACGCGGAGATGCACCTCGCCGACATCGGGAGCGGCACCGGCTTCTACACCGACGATCTCGCCCCCCATGCCGGGACCGTCTACGCCGTCGACGTGCAGGCGACCATGCACGACCACTACCGCGAGAAAGGGGTGCCCGACAACGTCGAACTCGTCGAGGCCGACGCCACGGACCTCCCGTTCGCGGCGGACGAACTCGATACGGTCGTCTCGACGATGACGTTCCACGAGTTCGCGGACGAGGCGGCGTTGCGGGAGGTGGCCCGCGTCCTCCGCCCCGGCGGCCGACTCGTCACCGTCGACTGGGACCGCGACGGCGCCGGGGACGCCGGCCCGCCACGCGACGAGACGTACGGCCTCGACGACGCCGTATCCCTCCAGACCGACGCGGGCTTCGTCGTCGAACGCGCGGAACGCCGTCCGGAGACGTTCGTGACGGTGGGACGGCTCGACGAGTGATCGCCGTTCGTGCGGAACGCCGCCCGGAGACGTTCACGAGAGCGATGCTCTCGTGAGCCGACCAGAACGCGAAGCGTTCTGGTGCGGTTCGTGACGGTTGGGCGGCTCGACGGCTGAACAGGGTCACGCCGGTACGGATCCAGAAAGACCATATTCGAGGGTCGGTTCTACGGTACGTAGCATGGGCCTGGCTGACGGACTCTATCGCCGCATCCGGTCAGACGGCGTCGTCGGAGGGGTGAAGCGAGCGGTTGTCGACGGTGTGAACATCTACTCCGGGAAAGCTGGTCGACATATCAACTACGGCCAGCGACCACTCGACGAGGAGTGGGATATTCTCGTCTTACTCGACGCGTGTCGCTACGATCTGTTCACGGAGTTCGCACCGACACACGCGGTGCAGGAGCGATTCGAATCGGTCGACAGCGTGTATTCGTGTGCCAGTACGAGCAAGGAGTGGATGCGGAAAGTGTACGAGGAGGCAGAAGCCGAGACGTTGCAGGACATCCACCTCGTGAGCGCGAACGGTTGGGAGCCGAAGGAGGTCGACCTCTCGAAGTTCGGGGCGGTGACGCCGGTCTGGGAACACACGGATTTCGATATCGGGACCATCCGCCCACAGAAGGTGACGGATGCTGCCGTCCACGCCGGTCGTTCGTCGGACTGTGAGCGGTTCATCGTCCACTACATGCAACCACACGCCCCGTTCATTCACTGTGCGGGGAAATACG
This window encodes:
- the glmS gene encoding glutamine--fructose-6-phosphate transaminase (isomerizing); this translates as MCGIIGYVGDDDETLSVLLDGLSNLEYRGYDSAGVAVGGDGLRVEKRAGQLDALETALDGDGGAFAGPVGIAHTRWSTHGPPTDANAHPHTDASGRVAVVHNGIIENYRDLRDELEADGVTFASETDTEVVPHLVAQELRRGRDPEAAVRATTDRLEGSYALAVVVAGTDALFAVRHDSPLVLGVGDGECFVASDVPAFLERTRDVVYLDDDEFVRLDAEGWTVTDAEGSVVDKDVRTVEWEAEQTGKSGYDHYMLKEIHEQPLSLRQCLSGRIDELDGRITVEELDDLSDHETVQFVACGTSYHAALYGAQLLRAAGVAANAYYAHEYATSPAPVSTADLVVGVTQSGETADTLSALREASRRGAETLALTNVVGSTAAREADHVLYIRAGPEIGVAATKTFSSQLIGVNLLTSHLTDRGVKRRRDFVDDLRGIANDVQAVLDESEAAAVVEEFVDSDAFFFLGRGLDYPVALEGALKFKEITYEHAEGFAAGELKHGPLALVTANTPIFAVITGEGEAARKTIGNVKEVEARDAPVVVVTDGVAEAGRYADHVLEIPTTDERLAPLLANVQLQLVAYHMAAHLDREIDKPRNLAKSVTVE
- the glmU gene encoding bifunctional sugar-1-phosphate nucleotidylyltransferase/acetyltransferase yields the protein MQTVVLAAGEGTRMRPLTDRRPKPTLPVADRTLVEHVVDGAVDAGANRVVVVVGYAADAVRDALGDRDVAFAVQERQRGTADAVRAARDELDDAPFAVLNGDVLYDRDSLSRLYDAGPAVGAYRVDDPENYGVLELEDDRVRGVIEKPANPTSNLVNAGAYVFPAVARDWLDVAESDRGEYELTDVLTRACETGEVRAVPVDRWLDVGRPWELLAANEWKLGDLERRIAGDVHPDADLRGAVVVEDGATVDAGVVIEGPALVRSGASVGPNAYVRGATLIGAGAKVGHAVEIKNSVLMAGATVGHLSYVGDSVLGRDVNFGAGTTVANLRHDDGDVIVRVKGDPTSTGRRKFGVVCGDDAKTGIDTALNAGVVLGTEARTTPGETVTRDRGRSP
- a CDS encoding FAD-dependent oxidoreductase produces the protein MRTTALVIGGGATGVGVARDLALRGVDTTLVERGALAAGTTGRSHGVLHSGARYAETDSDDAAACLAENRILRDIAPACIEETGGYFLHLDGDDPDYFERKRTACEELGMAVETLSGAAFRERVPEASPAVERALAVPDAVVSPARLVVANAHAARDAGATLHTHAPVEDIHVDGGEIDRVDVGGRLDATIRADTVVNATGPWAEECAALAGVSVPMRPTRGVMVAVPNPGVDAVLNRCRPPADGDIVVPRADEAVLGTTSVAVGDPDDFERTDAEVERTVAECAAMCPGVDAPVRRTYWGVRPLYAPDEAARGDARAISRDFALLGHRDEGAAGLYTIVGGKLTTYRRMAEATADRVCDRLGVSAACRTAERPLPGADDPAELDGLLDEFGVDAPADGR
- a CDS encoding phosphoglycolate phosphatase yields the protein MVPPLVLDIDGTLTTPTGGIDPRAFEALPAWDAPIVLATGKAFPYPVALCHFLQIPEQVIAEHGGVVYADDEVRVTVDSERPWQAAEAFVDRGGDLGWGAADTVNRWRETEVAVNLDADEALLRAVAEEFDLDVVDTGYAYHLVTPGVAKGDGLRSVATALGLDPADFVAVGDSENDVSTFEAAGESFAVANADDRARAAADHVTDGAHMDGTLEVLAALQ
- a CDS encoding HPP family protein — its product is MSRHRLGTSCYAGVLFTVLGAVAWLSGQPFVFPSLGPSAFLLAFERRGDRSRLFRVVASHAIGGVAGLLAYTALGAGATLTATPPGSAAGLHLVASGICSIVLTSWGMIATDTNHAPACATTLIVSLGLLSTPMQVATIVVSVVVLVVVHGAVVAGFERVVGDTHPRYAD
- the cutA gene encoding divalent-cation tolerance protein CutA; this translates as MTDDASADADAPVTAYVTAPRDAAADLARRLVDARLAACVNVVDCTSTYRWDGAVHEGAESILLAKTTAERYADLTDRIVEWHPHGVPCIERIDAADAHDPFAAWCADAVSD
- a CDS encoding HEWD family protein, whose amino-acid sequence is MGVTIRKPTARQCEDCGRKEVWNDATSTWRVARDDGERIAGNVYCIHEWDINGTFVPIEMDGDAADADA
- a CDS encoding class I SAM-dependent methyltransferase, translated to MGFHTFDSDRADALEDAAERYRYCSREELHGLVAPHAEMHLADIGSGTGFYTDDLAPHAGTVYAVDVQATMHDHYREKGVPDNVELVEADATDLPFAADELDTVVSTMTFHEFADEAALREVARVLRPGGRLVTVDWDRDGAGDAGPPRDETYGLDDAVSLQTDAGFVVERAERRPETFVTVGRLDE
- a CDS encoding alkaline phosphatase family protein; translation: MGLADGLYRRIRSDGVVGGVKRAVVDGVNIYSGKAGRHINYGQRPLDEEWDILVLLDACRYDLFTEFAPTHAVQERFESVDSVYSCASTSKEWMRKVYEEAEAETLQDIHLVSANGWEPKEVDLSKFGAVTPVWEHTDFDIGTIRPQKVTDAAVHAGRSSDCERFIVHYMQPHAPFIHCAGKYDSVNDHPGQGRSQNVWEGLKEGKYDRTEVWNDYGTNLLSVLDHVETLAENMSGRMVVSADHGNALGEWGIYGHPGYVPLPALKRVPWATIDASDEHTYEPDDPLEPGLAESDVDEHLRALGYKM